The genome window CGGTGAATCTCCCAATAATATTTTTAAGTTTATGGGTCTCGATTACAAGTACGTTGCAGACGGCAATGACTTGCAGACGATGATCGACACTTTTAAGGAAATCAAGGATATTGACCATCCAATCGTCCTTCATGTTAACACCTTAAAAGGGAAGGGTTATGAGCCTGCTGTTGAAGAAAAGATGAAGTATCATTGGCGCACTCCATTTGACCTAAAGACTGGTGAAGATAAGGTTAAAGCAAGTGGAGAATCGTATAGCGATGCTGTCCTTGCTGAATTAGATAAGCAAATTGCAGCGGATAAGCCAGTTGTTGCTATTAATGCTGGAATTCCTGGTGCGTTTGATCTTGGTAAATTTAAGGCTAAGCACCCGGATCGTTATTATGATGTTGGGATTGCTGAACAGGATTCAATTACGACTGCGGTTGCAATGGCGCAAGCAGGTGCACGCCCTGTTGTGTTTCAAAATAGTACTTTCCTTCAACGAGCATATGATCAATTGATTCATGATATGGCATTAAATGATGCTCCGGTTGTAATGATTGTGCGAGGCGGGTCAATTTCAGAAAGTTCTGCTACTCATCAAGGAACATTTGATATTTCAATGATTAGTGATTTGCCAAACATTGAATATTTAGCACCAACAAACGTCGAAGAAATGATTTCGATGTTACGGTGGGCAATTAATCAAACTGATGAACCAGTAGTAATTCGTCAACCAGAAAAGCCCCTTCTTCATGGAACACCAACACAAGATGACTACAGTACGATCAAGTACGATATTGCTCATCGCGGAAGTGAAGTTGCAATCATGGCAGTTGGTGACTTCTGGGAACTTGGTGAAAAGGTAAGAAAGGAACTTCAAGACAAGCTTAATATTGATGCTACATTGATCAATCCAAAGTCGGTAACTGGAATCGATTCTGATGTCCTTCACCACCTAGCAGAAAATCACGATGTAGTTGTTACACTAGAGGATGGGGTCCTTAGTGGGGGCTTCGGGGAAACAATTGCTCGTTACTATGGGCCAAAGGGAATGAAAGTTTTGAACTTTGGAGCACCACGGGAATTTGCGGATAATGTTCCTACCGAAGTACTATATGAATGGTATCACTTAACCCCTAAACAAATTGTGGATGATATTGAGCAGGTTATCCATTCACTATAAGTTAACAGAGCTATCATCGCAGGTAAGGATTACTTGTAGATGATAGCTTTTTTCGATTTAAAAAATGCGAATTGCTTCTTTTTACGTATATATATTAAAGAGTATATAAAAGAGGAGCGAGATAATATGAACCATTTAAACCACCTTCATGTATTGCGAAACACTTGCTTAGTAGGCTTAACGACAGCGTCAACGATCCTTTCGCTGT of Limosilactobacillus reuteri subsp. reuteri contains these proteins:
- a CDS encoding 1-deoxy-D-xylulose-5-phosphate synthase yields the protein MNLHPDYLLNEVNEPSDIKDMSLDELKQLATEMRQLVLERDAKIGGHVGPNLGVMELTIAFHYVFDSPHDKVIWDVSHQSYAHKMLTGRKLSFLDPDHYEDITGFTSPEESAHDFFEIGHTSTSISLAVGMAQARDLMKPQSHNNVMAVIGDGSLSGGLAFEGLNNAAKLNSNLIILVNDNQMSIDENQGGLYKGLKELRDTNGESPNNIFKFMGLDYKYVADGNDLQTMIDTFKEIKDIDHPIVLHVNTLKGKGYEPAVEEKMKYHWRTPFDLKTGEDKVKASGESYSDAVLAELDKQIAADKPVVAINAGIPGAFDLGKFKAKHPDRYYDVGIAEQDSITTAVAMAQAGARPVVFQNSTFLQRAYDQLIHDMALNDAPVVMIVRGGSISESSATHQGTFDISMISDLPNIEYLAPTNVEEMISMLRWAINQTDEPVVIRQPEKPLLHGTPTQDDYSTIKYDIAHRGSEVAIMAVGDFWELGEKVRKELQDKLNIDATLINPKSVTGIDSDVLHHLAENHDVVVTLEDGVLSGGFGETIARYYGPKGMKVLNFGAPREFADNVPTEVLYEWYHLTPKQIVDDIEQVIHSL